The following coding sequences are from one Gossypium hirsutum isolate 1008001.06 chromosome A12, Gossypium_hirsutum_v2.1, whole genome shotgun sequence window:
- the LOC107934104 gene encoding eukaryotic translation initiation factor 4G isoform X1 — protein MSFNQSRSEKSEQQYRKSGRSASFNQQRSSSGVYSKGAGGGPAPSRSPSSSSSLSSNRSLKKSSNAQGGQYRLNSPVVSSTESSSSSAARTKPNGAHLQPQLLGASDASIAGNAAQPVQSHTIQNSTRPVSNAPTSQPAAISSDTSFPSTSEKEDASKAFSLQFGSITPGFMNGMQVPARTSSAPPNLDEQKCNQARHHSSFKCVPNLPIPIPRQQLPRKDSVATEQSSSGEVYPVPKIKKDAQPSSVPPANQTQKPSPLNIPMTSMQMPFHHQPHVPIQYGGPNPQIQSQSVTASSMQMPMHISLAMGNGPQVQQQVFVAGLQALPLPPQGMMHQGGGLSFTPSIGGHLPPQLGNLGMGITPQYSQQQGGKFGVPRKTTPVKITHPDTHEELRLDKRTDTRADGGSSVPRPHPNMPIQSQPIPSFAAPHSINYYSNSYNTKSGFYLPPSSRPLASNQIAPNTQGPRFNNPGSQGHQNISFMNSAAAHGSLAVNKSVHLVRGSLESANVEPVHDAQNVMPFTNFGLTQVTVKPASVSAGEKFEDSSSSSILPPIEKAGALKPSTPASEVSSSEAQRDLDTFQESSAQQPKSGNESLTSESLPATAKHSGGVPVTNLDESQTSSCVSSASDSTSRESTLVLASNEGKRTEGLSRSNSIKNYQKKPGQEGQIQPPVQSTSTSNLATNPAECGVSSDGAVTEALEAKKALKSLAAIDVLSQSTRELPSINDALPSSLDPKTESKIESLNTVSSEVSGTGSKVDSFEVVQHAKIDGSSKLDEQPRSEISGTNEEEKHFPEEHLSSQLVPLKSTELKSDQYSASKVAATNNIVRTPGTEQRVHNEDLGGKVENAEATDSKDISTSRTADPTGIESSHVLMTFGSNPSSSASNSYEMTATKTVISAQQSAPVPTSDLLESISNYEGEGVLLPSSKDKRAPQLSRTKSTITSGKKKLKEILQKADAAGTTSDLYMAYKGPEEKKETVAPLASTEISSVGVNLKQASHEALQVDAIESEKITQSKAELDDWEDAADISTPNMETLDTDEQAHGGLASHEEDGSGNIKKKYSRDFLLKFAGQYTDLPQGFDIASDIAAALMASNVNASHAVDRDSYLSPGRKLDRQSSGSRLDRRASGIVDDDRWIRPPGSFGPGRDPRLDLGYGAVAGFRPVQGGNFGVLRHPRAQTPLPYLGGVPAGPMPHMSPHGGMQHGGPDADRWHRGVMYQQKGLIPSPQSPLQTMHRAERKYQVGKVADEEEAKQRQLKGILNKLTPQNFEKLFEQVKAVNIDNAGTLTGVISQIFDKALMEPTFCEMYANFCQCLAGELPDFIEDNEKITFKRLLLNKCQEEFERGEREQEEANKIEEEGEAKLSEEEREEKRIKARRRMLGNIRLIGELYKKKMLTERIMHECIKKLLGEYENPDEEDVEALCKLMSTIGEMIDHPKAKVHMDAYFEMMAKLSNNMKLSSRIRFMLKDAIDLRKNKWQQRRKVEGPKKIEEVHRDAAQERQAQSSRLARGPGFNAATKRAAMDFSARGSMLSSPGSQMGSFRGLQGQPHSFGAQDVRMDDRQSLESRTLSVPLPQRPTGDDSITLGPQGGLGRGMSFRGPPVMSSTPLANISSISGDSRTAGTNGFSSGSEQMTYGPREDLMARFGSDRSAPTGAYEQSSSQERGMYFGNRDTRTPDRSFARPLAASPSSQSQSSGFTQNIPPEKGCSEERLHDLSMEAIKEFYSARDEKEVALCIKDLNSSSFHPTMIALWVTDCFERKDIERDLLAKLLVNLTRSHDGVLSQAELVKGFESVLSTLEDAVNDAPKAPEFLGRIFGKMIVENVMSLKEIGRLIGEGGEEPGQLVEIGLGGDVMGSTLGMIKREKGESVLNEIRGSSCLRLEDFRPSHPNRSRILETFLYLAHSKV, from the exons ATGTCCTTCAATCAATCTAGGTCGGAGAAAAGCGAACAACAATACAGAAAATCCGGGCGATCAGCCAGTTTTAATCAACAGCGGTCCTCCTCAGGCGTTTACAGTAAGGGCGCTGGCGGCGGCCCTGCCCCTTCGCGGTctccttcttcatcttcttctttgtcTTCTAATCGAAG TCTTAAGAAGTCTAGCAATGCACAAGGAGGGCAATACCGGTTAAATTCACCGGTCGTGAGTTCTACCGAGTCTAGTAGTAGTTCTGCTGCCCGCACCAAACCAAATGGTGCTCATTTGCAACCCCAGTTACTGG GAGCATCAGATGCATCAATTGCAGGCAACGCTGCCCAGCCTGTTCAATCGCACACCATTCAGAATAGCACTCGACCTGTTTCAAACGCTCCAACTTCTCAACCTGCCGCCATAAGTTCTGACACTAGTTTCCCTTCAACCAGCGAAAAGG AAGATGCATCCAAAGCATTCTCTTTACAGTTCGGGTCCATAACTCCTGGTTTCATGAACGGAATGCAG GTTCCAGCTCGAACTAGCTCAGCACCCCCAAATTTGGATGAACAGAAATGTAATCAG GCACGGCATCATTCTTCTTTTAAATGTGTGCCGAATTTGCCCATTCCCATTCCTAGACAGCAGCTACCAAGAAAGGATTCGGTTGCAACTGAGCAATCTAGTTCTGGGGAGGTTTACCCAGTGCCCAAGATAAAAAAAGATGCACAACCTTCTTCAGTACCCCCTGCAAACCAGACACAGAAGCCGTCTCCTCTTAATATACCAATGACATCTATGCAGATGCCATTTCATCACCAGCCTCATGTTCCCATTCAATATGGTGGGCCTAATCCACAGATTCAGTCTCAAAGTGTTACTGCCAGTTCAATGCAAATGCCAATGCATATTTCCTTAGCTATGGGAAATGGACCCCAGGTGCAGCAGCAAGTCTTTGTTGCAGGTCTTCAGGCTCTTCCATTGCCACCTCAAGGGATGATGCATCAGGGTGGGGGCTTGAGTTTCACACCATCCATAGGTGGCCACCTTCCGCCACAATTGGGCAACTTGGGGATGGGCATTACCCCTCAGTATTCTCAACAGCAAGGTGGAAAGTTTGGTGTTCCACGTAAAACCACTCCTGTCAAGATTACTCACCCCGATACTCATGAAGAATTAAGGCTTGATAAACGAACAGATACACGTGCAGATGGTGGTTCTTCAGTTCCAAGGCCTCATCCTAACATGCCAATCCAATCCCAGCCAATTCCATCCTTTGCTGCTCCTCATTCAATCAATTACTATTCCAATTCCTATAATACCAAATCTGGATTTTATCTGCCACCAAGTTCACGGCCATTGGCTAGTAACCAGATAGCACCCAATACCCAAGGACCGAGATTTAACAATCCTGGTAGCCAGGGTCATCAAAACATTTCTTTCATGAATTCAGCAGCTGCCCATGGTTCATTGGCAGTTAATAAATCCGTTCATCTTGTTCGTGGCAGTTTAGAATCAGCGAATGTGGAACCTGTACATGATGCACAAAATGTTATGCCCTTTACTAACTTTGGTTTAACACAGGTGACAGTTAAACCAGCTTCTGTTTCTGCCGGGGAGAAGTTTGAAGATTCCTCTTCTTCTAGTATCTTGCCTCCTATTGAAAAGGCTGGGGCACTAAAACCTTCTACACCAGCTAGCGAGGTTAGTTCATCTGAGGCTCAAAGGGACTTGGATACTTTCCAGGAGAGCTCTGCACAACAGCCAAAATCTGGTAATGAATCTTTAACATCGGAGTCATTACCAGCTACAGCTAAACACTCTGGTGGAGTTCCAGTGACTAACTTGGATGAGAGCCAGACATCTAGTTGTGTATCGTCTGCTTCAGATTCCACGTCTAGGGAGTCTACGCTAGTTCTTGCCAGTAATGAAGGCAAGAGGACGGAGGGCTTGAGCAGGTCAAACTCTATAAAAAATTATCAGAAGAAACCAGGTCAGGAAGGACAAATTCAGCCACCAGTTCAG TCTACATCAACATCCAACTTGGCTACCAACCCTGCAGAATGTGGTGTCTCTTCAGATGGTGCAGTCACTGAAGCTCTAGAGGCTAAAAAAGCTTTAAAATCATTAGCAGCTATTGATGTTTTGTCTCAATCTACCAGGGAATTACCATCCATTAATGATGCTTTGCCTTCTTCCTTAGACCCGAAGACAGAGAGCAAGATAGAAAGCTTAAACACTGTTTCTTCTGAAGTTTCTGGTACTGGCAGTAAAGTTGATAGCTTTGAAGTTGTTCAGCATGCTAAGATTGATGGTTCTTCCAAGCTGGATGAACAACCAAGGTCTGAAATTAGTGGAACTAATGAAGAGGAAAAACATTTTCCTGAAGAGCACTTATCTTCTCAACTGGTTCCCTTGAAATCTACAGAGCTTAAATCTGACCAGTATTCTGCATCAAAGGTAGCAGCTACCAACAATATTGTTCGTACCCCAGGAACTGAGCAGAGGGTACACAATGAAGATTTGGGAGGCAAGGTAGAAAATGCGGAAGCCACTGATAGTAAGGATATCTCTACCTCTAGAACTGCTGACCCTACTGGTATTGAAAGTTCTCATGTTCTCATGACCTTTGGTTCCAATCCTTCTTCTAGTGCCTCTAATAGCTATGAGATGACTGCTACTAAAACTGTTATATCAGCCCAGCAGTCTGCACCTGTCCCAACTTCTGACCTCTTGGAGTCAATTTCAAATTATGAAGGGGAAGGTGTTCTGCTACCTAGTTCAAAGGACAAACGAGCACCACAACTTAGTAGGACAAAGAGTACTATAACTAGTGGGaagaaaaaactaaaagaaattctTCAGAAAGCGGATGCTGCTGGGACAACTTCTGATCTCTATATGGCGTATAAAGGTCCTGAGGAAAAGAAAGAGACTGTCGCACCTTTAGCAAGTACAGAAATCAGTTCTGTTGGTGTTAATTTGAAACAGGCATCTCATGAGGCCCTTCAGGTGGATGCCATAGAAAGTGAGAAAATTACACAGAGCAAAGCTGAACTCGATGATTGGGAAGATGCTGCTGACATATCTACACCAAACATGGAAACTTTAGACACTGACGAACAGGCTCATGGGGGATTAGCAAGTCATGAGGAAGATGGAAGTGGGAATATAAAGAAGAAGTATTCCAGAGATTTTCTTCTTAAGTTTGCAGGACAATATACTGATCTTCCACAGGGATTTGATATTGCTTCTGATATTGCAGCGGCCTTGATGGCATCAAATGTCAATGCATCTCATGCTGTTGATCGTGATTCATACCTTAGTCCTGGAAGAAAATTAGATAGGCAATCTAGTGGATCTCGATTAGATCGCCGTGCTAGTGGAATTGTTGATGATGACAGATGGATTAGACCACCTGGTTCTTTTGGCCCTGGAAGGGATCCGCGACTTGATCTTGGTTATGGTGCTGTTGCAGGTTTTCGGCCTGTCCAAGGAGGTAACTTTGGTGTTCTAAGGCACCCGCGGGCACAAACACCTCTTCCATATCTTGGAGGGGTTCCTGCTGGACCAATGCCGCATATGAGTCCACATGGAGGGATGCAGCACGGTGGTCCTGATGCTGACAGGTGGCATCGTGGTGTTATGTATCAGCAAAAGGGTTTGATTCCCTCTCCACAAAGTCCACTGCAGACAATGCACAGAGCTGAAAGGAAGTATCAAGTGGGTAAAGTGGCTGATGAGGAAGAAGCCAAGCAAAGGCAGCTGAAGGGCATTTTGAACAAGCTAACCCCTCAAAATTTTGAGAAACTCTTCGAGCAAGTAAAAGCTGTTAACATCGACAATGCAGGTACACTCACTGGTGTCATCTCACAGATCTTTGACAAAGCTTTAATGGAGCCTACTTTTTGTGAAATGTATGCAAACTTCTGCCAGTGTCTGGCTGGGGAGTTGCCTGATTTTATCGAAGACAATGAAAAGATAACTTTCAAGAGATTGCTGCTGAACAAGTGCCAGGAGGAATTTGAGAGAGGGGAGAGAGAGCAAGAAGAAGCAAATAAAATAGAGGAAGAGGGTGAGGCTAAGCTGTCTGAGGaagaaagagaggagaagagaatcAAGGCTCGAAGACGAATGTTAGGTAACATTAGACTTATTGGGGAGTTGTACAAGAAGAAAATGTTAACTGAGAGAataatgcatgaatgcatcaagaaACTACTTGGTGAATACGAGAATCCTGATGAGGAAGATGTCGAGGCATTGTGCAAATTAATGAGTACGATTGGAGAAATGATTGACCATCCTAAGGCAAAGGTGCATATGGATGCTTATTTTGAGATGATGGCGAAGTTGTCAAACAATATGAAATTATCTTCTAGGATCAGGTTCATGTTGAAGGATGCTATTGATCTGAGAAAGAATAAATGGCAGCAGAGGAGGAAAGTTGAAGGGCCTAAAAAGATTGAGGAAGTGCACAGAGATGCTGCTCAAGAGCGACAAGCACAATCCAGTAGGCTTGCTCGTGGTCCTGGCTTCAATGCTGCTACAAAGAGAGCAGCCATGGATTTTAGTGCACGAGGGTCAATGTTATCTTCTCCAGGTTCTCAAATGGGTAGTTTCCGGGGACTGCAGGGTCAACCTCATAGTTTTGGGGCTCAGGATGTTCGCATGGATGACAGACAGTCTTTGGAGTCTAGGACTCTGTCAGTTCCTTTGCCTCAAAGACCTACCGGTGATGATTCTATTACTTTGGGCCCCCAGGGTGGCCTTGGTAGAGGGATGTCTTTTAGAGGACCACCTGTAATGTCCAGTACTCCCTTAGCTAATATTTCTTCAATTTCCGGAGATTCAAGAACTGCTGGAACGAATGGATTTAGTTCTGGTTCAGAGCAAATGACTTATGGTCCTAGAGAGGATCTCATGGCAAGGTTTGGGTCAGATAGGTCTGCACCAACAGGTGCTTATGAGCAGTCAAGTTCCCAGGAACGTGGCATGTATTTTGGTAATAGGGACACGAGGACCCCAGATCGCAGTTTTGCTAGACCTCTTGCAGCTTCACCGTCCTCACAAAGCCAATCATCTGGTTTCACTCAAAATATTCCTCCTGAAAAGGGCTGTTCCGAGGAGCGTCTGCATGATTTGTCCATGGAGGCAATTAAAGAATTTTACAG CGCCAGAGATGAGAAAGAAGTTGCTTTGTGCATTAAAGATTTGAATTCTTCAAGCTTCCATCCGACGATGATTGCGCTATGGGTAACGGACTGTTTTGAGAGGAAAGACATAGAGCGGGATCTTTTGGCGAAGCTACTTGTCAACCTGACAAGGTCCCATGATGGTGTATTGAGCCAGGCTGAACTTGTTAAAGG GTTTGAATCTGTCCTGAGTACATTGGAGGACGCAGTGAATGACGCGCCAAAAGCTCCAGAATTTCTGGGACGTATTTTTGGGAAAATGATAGTAGAAAATGTGATGAGTCTGAAGGAGATAGGACGGTTAATAGGTGAGGGTGGGGAGGAACCTGGGCAGCTAGTGGAAATAGGGCTGGGCGGGGATGTTATGGGAAGCACCTTGGGGATGATtaaaagagagaaaggagaaaGTGTGTTGAATGAAATTAGGGGTAGCTCCTGTTTGCGGCTGGAGGACTTTCGGCCTTCGCATCCCAACAGATCAAGGATTTTAGAAACTTTTCTTTATTTAGCACATAGCAAAGTGTAG